One Camelus ferus isolate YT-003-E chromosome 21, BCGSAC_Cfer_1.0, whole genome shotgun sequence genomic region harbors:
- the CFAP45 gene encoding cilia- and flagella-associated protein 45 isoform X2 → MVRELIVPTKDSSGKSLIMIPEEFERTKWASQILTREELEAREQAFKKEKEAIVDAVTTRKKIMKQKEMVWRKNKKLSDLEEVAKERAQNLLQRATQLRMEQEEELKDVSKIILNAKCHAIRDAQILEKQLIQKELDAEEKRLDQMMEVERQKSIQRQEELDRKRKEERIRGRRYIVEQMEKNQEERSLLAEQREQEKEQMLEYLEQLQEEDLRDLERRHQQKLKMQAEIKRINEENQKQKAELLAQEKLADQMVMEFTRKKMAREAEFEAEQERIRREKEKEIARLRALQEKAQDYQAEQDALRAKRNQEVADREWRRKEKENAQKKMETEAKLRKSRLEQVAFKEHALAVQVQRDRDEFERILRAQREQIEKEQLEEEKKATGRLQHANELRRQVRENQQRQVQDRIATFEEGRRLKEEAQKWRERIEDIKKKKLEELRATGLPEKYCIEAERKANIPAATSVN, encoded by the exons ATGGTCCGGGAGCTCAT CGTCCCCACCAAGGATTCCTCCGGCAAGTCCCTTATCATGATCCCTGAGGAGTTTGAGCGGACCAAGTGGGCATCCCAGATCCTGACTAGAGAAGAACTCGAGGCCAGGGAGCAGGCCTtcaagaaggagaaggaagccaTTGTG GACGCGGTGACCACACGCAAGAAGATCATGAAACAGAAGGAGATGGTCTGGAGGAAAAACAAGAAGCTCAGtgacctggaggaggtggccaagGAGAGGGCCCAGAACCTGCTACAGAGAGCCACCCAGCTGCGgatggagcaggaggaggagctaaAGGACGTGAGCAAG ATCATCCTCAACGCCAAGTGCCATGCCATCCGGGATGCCCAAATTCTGGAGAAGCAGCTGATCCAAAAAGAACTCGACGCAGAGGAGAAGCGGTTGGATCAGATGATGGAGGTGGAGCGGCAGAAATCTATTCAAAGGCAGGAGGAGCTggacaggaagaggaaggaggagagaatcCG AGGAAGGCGGTACATTGTGGAACAGATGGAAAAGAACCAGGAGGAGCGATCGCTGCTTGCCGAGCAGCGGGAGCAGGAGAAGGAGCAGATGCTGGAGTATCTGGAGCAGCTCCAAGAGGAGGACCTAAGG GACTTGGAACGAAGGCACCAGCAAAAGCTGAAGATGCAGGCTGAGATCAAACGCATCAATGAGGAAAACCAGAAGCAGAAGGCAGAGCTGCTGGCTCAGGAGAAGCTGGCGGACCAGATGGTCATGGAGTTCACCAGAAAGAAGATG GCTCGAGAGGCAGAGTTTGAGGCTGAACAGGAGAGAATccggagggagaaggagaaggagattGCCCGCCTGAGGGCCTTGCAGGAGAAGGCCCAGGACTACCAGGCCGAGCAG GATGCCTTGCGGGCCAAGCGCAACCAGGAGGTTGCAGACAGAGAGTGGcgcagaaaggagaaggaaaacgCGCAGAAGAAGATGGAAACGGAGGCCAAACTGCGGAAGAGCCGGCTGGAGCAGGTGGCCTTCAAGGAGCACGCCTTGGCCGTCCAGGTGCAACGGGACCGGGATGAGTTCGAGAGGATTCTTCG ggctcagagagaGCAGATTGAAaaggagcagctggaggaggagaaaaaggccACGGGGCGTTTGCAGCATGCCAACGAGCTCCGGCGCCAGGTGCGGGAGAACCAGCAGCGGCAGGTGCAGGACCGGATCGCCACCTTCGAGGAGGGCCGGCGCCTCAAAGAGGAGGCCCAGAAGTGGCGTGAGCGCATTGAAGACATCAAGAAGAAAAAGCTGGAGGAGCTGAG AGCCACCGGCCTTCCTGAGAAGTACTGCATCGAAGCTGAGCGCAAAGCTAACATCCCAGCAGCCACCTCCGTGAACTGA
- the CFAP45 gene encoding cilia- and flagella-associated protein 45 isoform X1 → MPLSTAGILSSSPATSSRSRNRPRYRTKALSSQVDESLFGVIKPLTQSDSPIVLLRDKHAIRKTLTPLGLDHKPETIQLITHDMVRELIVPTKDSSGKSLIMIPEEFERTKWASQILTREELEAREQAFKKEKEAIVDAVTTRKKIMKQKEMVWRKNKKLSDLEEVAKERAQNLLQRATQLRMEQEEELKDVSKIILNAKCHAIRDAQILEKQLIQKELDAEEKRLDQMMEVERQKSIQRQEELDRKRKEERIRGRRYIVEQMEKNQEERSLLAEQREQEKEQMLEYLEQLQEEDLRDLERRHQQKLKMQAEIKRINEENQKQKAELLAQEKLADQMVMEFTRKKMAREAEFEAEQERIRREKEKEIARLRALQEKAQDYQAEQDALRAKRNQEVADREWRRKEKENAQKKMETEAKLRKSRLEQVAFKEHALAVQVQRDRDEFERILRAQREQIEKEQLEEEKKATGRLQHANELRRQVRENQQRQVQDRIATFEEGRRLKEEAQKWRERIEDIKKKKLEELRATGLPEKYCIEAERKANIPAATSVN, encoded by the exons ATG cccctaAGCACAGCCGGCATCCTGAGCTCCTCTCCTGCCACCTCCAGCAGGTCAAGGAATAGGCCTCGCTATCGGACCAAAGCCCTGAGCTCCCAGGTGGATGAGAGCCTCTTCGGAGTTATCAAG CCCCTGACCCAGAGTGACAGCCCCATTGTGCTGCTCCGAGATAAGCATGCCATTCGGAAAACTCTCACTCCCCTGGGCTTGGACCACAAGCCGGAGACCATCCAGCTCATCACCCACGACATGGTCCGGGAGCTCAT CGTCCCCACCAAGGATTCCTCCGGCAAGTCCCTTATCATGATCCCTGAGGAGTTTGAGCGGACCAAGTGGGCATCCCAGATCCTGACTAGAGAAGAACTCGAGGCCAGGGAGCAGGCCTtcaagaaggagaaggaagccaTTGTG GACGCGGTGACCACACGCAAGAAGATCATGAAACAGAAGGAGATGGTCTGGAGGAAAAACAAGAAGCTCAGtgacctggaggaggtggccaagGAGAGGGCCCAGAACCTGCTACAGAGAGCCACCCAGCTGCGgatggagcaggaggaggagctaaAGGACGTGAGCAAG ATCATCCTCAACGCCAAGTGCCATGCCATCCGGGATGCCCAAATTCTGGAGAAGCAGCTGATCCAAAAAGAACTCGACGCAGAGGAGAAGCGGTTGGATCAGATGATGGAGGTGGAGCGGCAGAAATCTATTCAAAGGCAGGAGGAGCTggacaggaagaggaaggaggagagaatcCG AGGAAGGCGGTACATTGTGGAACAGATGGAAAAGAACCAGGAGGAGCGATCGCTGCTTGCCGAGCAGCGGGAGCAGGAGAAGGAGCAGATGCTGGAGTATCTGGAGCAGCTCCAAGAGGAGGACCTAAGG GACTTGGAACGAAGGCACCAGCAAAAGCTGAAGATGCAGGCTGAGATCAAACGCATCAATGAGGAAAACCAGAAGCAGAAGGCAGAGCTGCTGGCTCAGGAGAAGCTGGCGGACCAGATGGTCATGGAGTTCACCAGAAAGAAGATG GCTCGAGAGGCAGAGTTTGAGGCTGAACAGGAGAGAATccggagggagaaggagaaggagattGCCCGCCTGAGGGCCTTGCAGGAGAAGGCCCAGGACTACCAGGCCGAGCAG GATGCCTTGCGGGCCAAGCGCAACCAGGAGGTTGCAGACAGAGAGTGGcgcagaaaggagaaggaaaacgCGCAGAAGAAGATGGAAACGGAGGCCAAACTGCGGAAGAGCCGGCTGGAGCAGGTGGCCTTCAAGGAGCACGCCTTGGCCGTCCAGGTGCAACGGGACCGGGATGAGTTCGAGAGGATTCTTCG ggctcagagagaGCAGATTGAAaaggagcagctggaggaggagaaaaaggccACGGGGCGTTTGCAGCATGCCAACGAGCTCCGGCGCCAGGTGCGGGAGAACCAGCAGCGGCAGGTGCAGGACCGGATCGCCACCTTCGAGGAGGGCCGGCGCCTCAAAGAGGAGGCCCAGAAGTGGCGTGAGCGCATTGAAGACATCAAGAAGAAAAAGCTGGAGGAGCTGAG AGCCACCGGCCTTCCTGAGAAGTACTGCATCGAAGCTGAGCGCAAAGCTAACATCCCAGCAGCCACCTCCGTGAACTGA